One genomic region from Tripterygium wilfordii isolate XIE 37 chromosome 20, ASM1340144v1, whole genome shotgun sequence encodes:
- the LOC119987018 gene encoding uncharacterized protein LOC119987018, translated as MVISLINGASPPPSTSFCGRAGSATEFGVFNARRKRVGLYDGGDFRGTIRCVKASAERSSEGIEERESRRGYVGPAMEVTTFDSGRFGGDAEFPFWEKIGAVVRLSYGIGIYGAMALAGRFICSITGIDCMGGFHPSLDAILEGLGYAAPPIMALLFILDDEVVKLSPHARAIRDVEDEELWSFFYGMSPWQFILIVAASSVGEELFYRAAVQGALADIFLRGTDLLTDVRGIASLTGVLPPFVPFAQAFAAVITAALTGSLYYVAGSPKDPTYIVAPVLRSCSGRQDLKKLFAAWYERRQMKKIYSPLLEGLLALYLGNEWIQTDNILAPMITHGIYSAVILGHGLWKIHDHRRRLRQRLQRLKSVGENPNNL; from the exons ATGGTGATTTCTTTAATAAACGGAGCGTCACCGCCGCCAAGTACGTCGTTTTGCGGCAGGGCAGGGTCGGCTACTGAGTTTGGCGTATTCAATGCGAGGAGGAAGAGAGTGGGCTTATAtgatggaggagattttcgggGTACAATTCGGTGTGTCAAGGCCTCCGCAGAGCGGAGCAGTGAAGggattgaggagagagagagtcggCGAGGGTATGTGGGACCTGCAATGGAGGTTACCACATTCGATAGTGGCCGCTTCGGTGGCGACGCCGAGTTCCCCTTTTGGGAGAAGATTGGGGCGGTTGTTCGACTCAGCTACGGAATCG GTATATATGGAGCAATGGCTCTAGCAGGAAGGTTCATATGCTCAATCACTGGAATTGATTGCATGGGGGGTTTTCATCCGTCCTTGGATGCTATTCTAGAAGGTCTTGGCTATGCGGCTCCCCCCATCATGGCCCTTCTATTTATACTAGAT GATGAAGTTGTGAAGTTATCACCTCATGCCCGAGCCATCAGAGATGTGGAAGATGAGGAACTGTGGAGTTTCTTTTATGGGATGTCACCATGGCAG TTCATACTAATAGTTGCTGCAAGCTCAGTGGGCGAGGAGCTGTTTTACCGGGCCGCTGTACAG GGTGCACTGGCGGATATATTTCTGAGAGGGACAGATTTGTTAACAGATGTGCGAGGAATAGCATCTCTT ACCGGCGTGCTGCCTCCATTTGTCCCGTTTGCTCAGGCCTTCGCAGCTGTAATAACAGCCGCACTTACAGGATCTCTTTATTATGTGGCTGGTTCACCCAAAG ATCCTACTTACATAGTTGCGCCAGTTTTACGATCTTGCTCTGGTCGTCAAGATCTTAAAAAGCTTTTTGCAG CCTGGTATGAGAGGAGGCAAATGAAAAAGATTTACTCTCCTCTACTGGAAGGACTTTTGGCCCTCTACCTTGGTAATGAATGGATCCAG ACGGATAATATTCTTGCGCCTATGATTACACATGGCATATACTCTGCCGTCATACTTGGACATGGGCTTTGGAAGATACATGACCATCGGAGAAGACTACGCCAGAGATTACAACGACTTAAGTCGGTTGGAGAAAACCCTAATAATCTATAA
- the LOC119987019 gene encoding protein HAIKU1-like, producing the protein MDDSRNRQNDHLGVNKIGKNIRKSPIHQPNFANNVNRQQPQPQVYNISKNDFRSIVQQLTGSPSQEPIPRPPQNSPKQQSMRLQKIRPPPLTPINRPHIPPPVPVPVPVPVPVPAPAPAAPPQVPYNGNFARPGQYGQPSPTTMIPPLTPGELFWANTAESPISAYMRYLQTSIMDPSSRENQARSQTQPQPQVPGQFQPPPQTSGFLPNLPPLPSLRANGPVPPMRNHPPPTMNDPGPLPSPISQFLWPSPTGYMNLLSPRSPYPLLSPGVQYPPPMTPNFAFSPMARSGIFGPGPQPPPSPGLSFPLSPGFFPMSSPIWRNQ; encoded by the coding sequence ATGGATGATTCAAGAAACAGGCAGAATGACCATTTAGGTGTCAACAAGATTGGAAAGAATATAAGGAAGAGTCCAATTCACCAACCTAATTTTGCAAATAATGTGAATAGGCAACAGCCTCAGCCTCAGGTTTACAACATAAGCAAGAATGATTTTAGAAGCATTGTTCAGCAGTTAACTGGTTCTCCATCACAAGAACCTATTCCAAGACCTCCCCAAAATTCACCCAAACAACAGAGTATGCGGTTGCAGAAGATTAGACCACCTCCACTCACACCCATCAATCGTCCCCACATCCCTCCGCCAGTTCCAGTTCCAGTTCCGGTACCGGTCCCAGTCCCAGCACCAGCACCTGCAGCTCCTCCGCAAGTTCCTTACAATGGTAACTTTGCTCGACCTGGTCAATATGGGCAACCATCTCCAACAACAATGATCCCACCTTTGACACCTGGGGAATTATTTTGGGCTAATACTGCTGAATCTCCAATCTCAGCATACATGCGTTACCTCCAAACTTCTATCATGGATCCTAGTTCTAGGGAAAATCAAGCTCGTTCTCAGACACAACCACAGCCTCAAGTTCCCGGTCAATTTCAACCTCCACCGCAAACTTCTGGGTTTCTTCCTAATCTGCCTCCACTCCCTTCTCTACGAGCAAATGGTCCCGTTCCTCCTATGCGTAATCACCCTCCGCCGACTATGAATGATCCTGGTCCTTTACCCTCTCCGATCTCTCAATTTCTGTGGCCATCTCCCACTGGTTACATGAATTTGTTGTCTCCACGATCACCTTATCCTTTGCTTTCTCCAGGGGTTCAGTATCCtcctccaatgacacccaatTTTGCCTTTTCGCCCATGGCTCGGTCTGGAATTTTTGGTCCAGGTCCTCAACCTCCACCATCTCCTGGTCTTTCATTTCCATTATCACCTGGTTTTTTCCCCATGTCAAGTCCAATATGGAGGAATCAATAG
- the LOC119987559 gene encoding uncharacterized protein LOC119987559, with protein MLDLHFKRTPPLCLVSTQDHQFPPPPLCFSLSARLSVRQDRTRHNSHETWYLVKSNRCSEQDILLMEPLNQSNETESHNDVMNRRLKNRERQRRYRARKRLEADLKKSHMINKSTTLEVGQQLNGNLNNCRTRVHCLRNWKKDARMAHACKNNGDTPDASVTPALTSTINGYTLSLPSDTKEVVPPENNNTSANLLSLTGGEAHKPMLVRRDWKSEARKKKQ; from the exons ATGCTCGACCTTCACTTTAAACGAACACCTCCTCTCTGTCTAGTGTCTACACAAGATCACCAATTTCCGCCTCCccctctctgtttctctctctctgcaaGGTTGTCAGTCAGACAAGATCGAACTCGCCATAACAGTCACGAAACCTGGTATCTC GTAAAATCTAACCGCTGTTCAGAACAAGACATTCTGCTTATGGAGCCTCTAAATCAAAGCAATGAAACTGAAAGCCATAATGACGTAATGAACCGCCGTCTTAAGAACCGAGAACGGCAACGCAGATATAGGGCTCGGAAGCGCCTTGAAGCAGATTTGAAGAAATCTCACATGATTAACAAATCAACTACTCTTGAAGTAGGGCAGCAACTGAATGGGAATCTCAACAATTGTAGGACTCGCGTTCATTGTTTGCGAAATTGGAAAAAAGATGCAAGAATGGCTCATGCATGTAAGAATAATGGAGACACACCGGATGCTTCCGTTACTCCTGCTTTGACGTCAACAATTAATGGTTATACACTCTCCTTGCCTTCTGATACGAAGGAAGTGGTGCCACCAGAGAATAATAATACTTCTGCAAATTTACTTAGCCTGACTGGTGGAGAAGCGCATAAACCAATGCTTGTTCGAAGAGATTGGAAATCTGaagcaagaaagaagaaacagTAA
- the LOC119987485 gene encoding uncharacterized protein LOC119987485 — MSLNCLTFQSLQRTNSEQERCNHGKQCKKICCIKVNRSWSGNLSPQPYEQIRSGSKVVAAKKMRNCHRRLTSTGAVMFEGSGAEPRLVRSSGMRRDWSFEDLRQRRAEVKRADERLL; from the coding sequence ATGAGTCTCAATTGCCTTACCTTCCAATCCTTGCAGAGAACAAACTCAGAACAGGAACGTTGTAACCATGGGAAACAATGCAAGAAGATATGTTGTATAAAGGTAAATAGGAGCTGGTCAGGGAATTTGAGTCCACAACCTTATGAACAAATTAGGAGTGGATCAAAAGTAGTTGCTGCAAAGAAGATGAGGAACTGCCATCGCCGGCTTACTAGTACCGGTGCGGTTATGTTTGAAGGATCTGGTGCTGAACCCAGGTTAGTGAGGAGCTCTGGAATGAGAAGGGATTGGAGCTTTGAGGATTTAAGACAGAGAAGGGCGGAGGTGAAGAGAGCAGATGAGAGACTATTATGA